The following coding sequences are from one Prochlorococcus marinus CUG1438 window:
- a CDS encoding DUF3155 domain-containing protein has product MSKKRKRISRRRLAGQRVMAHVPIYHIETGKHKPVTAARRFIAENALSAPSVFNVRRNEHTTDRFFWGEKGLFSAQYAEENHFLFPSLKVVVEGIGEDKIFEGLELTADDWEEIEEYEYAFV; this is encoded by the coding sequence ATGTCAAAAAAAAGAAAAAGAATCAGCAGAAGAAGATTAGCTGGGCAGAGAGTAATGGCCCATGTACCTATTTATCATATCGAAACTGGTAAACATAAACCAGTTACAGCCGCAAGAAGATTCATAGCTGAAAACGCCCTATCTGCACCTTCAGTTTTCAATGTCCGAAGGAACGAACATACCACTGATAGGTTCTTTTGGGGAGAAAAAGGTTTATTTAGTGCCCAATACGCAGAGGAAAATCATTTTTTATTTCCATCGTTAAAAGTTGTCGTTGAGGGAATTGGTGAAGATAAAATCTTTGAGGGTCTAGAACTTACTGCGGATGATTGGGAAGAAATTGAAGAATATGAATATGCTTTCGTTTAA
- the purH gene encoding bifunctional phosphoribosylaminoimidazolecarboxamide formyltransferase/IMP cyclohydrolase, with translation MSPLALISVSDKKNIIPFCRDLVEKYNYQILSSGGTAKHLTEANISVIKVADFTNSPEILGGRVKTLHPKIHGGILAKRTDEEHKKDIESNDLELIDLVVVNLYPFKKTVEQGSKWEDAIENIDIGGPSMIRSAAKNHREVSVLVDPNQYQEFLEESKKGPLKESYKAKLALEAFQHTADYDTAISNWISKEKSLQSSQHIESYPLIKTLRYGENPHQKAFWYGLSNIGWNSAEQLQGKELSYNNLLDLDSAISTVLEFGYQEKEELTTNSFASVILKHNNPCGASISNTASQAFLNALKCDSVSAFGGIVAFNSNVDKEAAINLKDIFLECIVAPSFDAEALEILKVKKNLRILKLSKDQLPKKNNTSTKSIMGGLLVQDSDDSEEKTENWISVTKTNPNDQMNLDLNFAWKICKHVKSNAIVIAKDQKTIGIGAGQMNRVGAAKISLQAAGNLCSDAVLASDGFFPFADTVELANEYGIKAIVQPGGSLRDQESIDMCNSKGISMVFTQKRHFLH, from the coding sequence ATGTCACCATTAGCCTTAATAAGTGTTTCTGATAAAAAAAATATAATTCCATTTTGTAGAGACTTGGTAGAAAAATATAATTATCAAATTCTATCAAGTGGAGGAACTGCCAAACATCTTACAGAGGCAAACATCTCAGTTATTAAAGTTGCAGATTTTACCAATTCTCCAGAAATTCTTGGAGGGAGAGTTAAAACTCTTCATCCAAAAATACATGGAGGAATATTAGCGAAGAGAACTGATGAAGAACATAAAAAAGATATAGAATCTAACGATCTTGAACTAATTGACTTGGTAGTTGTCAATTTATATCCTTTTAAAAAAACTGTTGAACAGGGATCTAAATGGGAAGATGCTATTGAAAATATCGATATTGGAGGGCCATCAATGATTCGTTCTGCGGCTAAAAATCATAGAGAAGTGTCAGTTTTAGTCGATCCTAATCAATATCAAGAGTTTCTTGAAGAAAGTAAAAAAGGACCATTAAAGGAATCATATAAAGCAAAATTAGCCCTTGAAGCTTTTCAACATACAGCTGACTATGACACTGCTATATCTAATTGGATAAGTAAAGAAAAAAGTCTACAATCTTCTCAACATATTGAATCTTATCCACTAATTAAAACTTTAAGATATGGGGAAAATCCTCATCAAAAAGCTTTTTGGTATGGTTTAAGTAATATTGGATGGAACTCAGCAGAGCAATTACAAGGTAAAGAGTTAAGTTATAACAATTTATTGGACCTAGATTCAGCAATTTCAACAGTTTTAGAGTTTGGGTATCAAGAAAAAGAAGAACTTACAACAAATTCGTTTGCTTCTGTTATCTTAAAGCACAATAATCCTTGTGGTGCATCTATAAGTAATACAGCCTCTCAAGCATTTTTGAATGCTTTGAAATGTGACTCTGTTAGTGCATTTGGGGGAATAGTTGCTTTTAATTCAAATGTGGATAAAGAAGCTGCAATTAATCTCAAGGATATTTTTTTAGAGTGTATCGTAGCTCCATCTTTTGATGCAGAAGCTTTAGAAATTTTAAAAGTCAAAAAGAATTTAAGAATTTTAAAATTATCAAAAGATCAACTTCCAAAAAAGAACAATACTTCCACTAAATCAATAATGGGAGGATTACTAGTTCAAGACTCTGACGATAGTGAAGAAAAAACTGAAAATTGGATTTCAGTAACTAAAACAAATCCGAACGATCAAATGAACTTAGATCTAAATTTTGCATGGAAAATTTGTAAACATGTGAAATCAAATGCGATTGTTATTGCTAAGGACCAAAAAACTATTGGGATAGGAGCTGGGCAAATGAATAGGGTTGGAGCTGCGAAAATTTCATTACAAGCAGCTGGAAATTTATGTTCTGATGCTGTTTTGGCAAGCGATGGTTTTTTTCCATTTGCAGATACTGTAGAACTTGCAAATGAGTATGGTATAAAAGCTATTGTCCAACCTGGAGGTAGTCTAAGAGATCAAGAGAGTATTGATATGTGTAATTCAAAAGGTATCTCGATGGTATTTACGCAAAAAAGGCATTTCTTACATTAG
- a CDS encoding adenosylcobinamide-GDP ribazoletransferase, producing MKNFAGSWIFYTTFPKIPFINPEFKNIAQFAPPLGFFIGTIQGYIFIFLRENSWSIYGSTLICLASGYLITGGLHLDGLMDTFDGIFAGKKKRLKAMKDSKVGSFGVQAFVFITLIQIACILKIQNQIIIVLPMCLFWGRFSNLFFIEKFKYLSYKKKSISHKKFWNGFKKESLISIVFIVILIGYRLVSFTSEPILINFLFLILIGIFLSYSIPNILGNKIGGFNGDACGASVVLVETTMLFMHAILL from the coding sequence ATAAAAAACTTTGCAGGGTCTTGGATTTTTTATACGACATTTCCAAAGATACCTTTTATTAATCCTGAATTTAAAAATATTGCACAATTTGCGCCGCCTTTGGGATTCTTTATAGGAACAATACAGGGTTATATTTTTATTTTTTTAAGAGAAAACTCCTGGTCTATTTATGGATCAACATTAATTTGTTTAGCTTCAGGATATTTAATTACTGGTGGTTTACACCTCGATGGGTTAATGGATACTTTCGATGGTATTTTTGCAGGCAAAAAGAAACGTTTAAAAGCCATGAAAGATAGTAAAGTTGGGTCTTTTGGGGTTCAAGCTTTTGTTTTCATAACTTTAATTCAGATTGCTTGCATACTCAAAATCCAAAACCAAATAATTATTGTTTTGCCAATGTGCTTATTTTGGGGAAGATTTTCAAATTTATTCTTTATAGAAAAGTTTAAATATTTGAGCTATAAGAAAAAATCTATTAGTCATAAAAAGTTTTGGAATGGATTTAAGAAAGAATCTTTAATTTCCATTGTTTTTATAGTAATTTTAATAGGTTACAGATTAGTTTCATTTACATCCGAACCAATATTAATTAATTTTTTATTTCTCATATTGATTGGTATTTTTTTAAGTTATTCTATTCCAAACATTCTAGGGAACAAAATTGGAGGCTTCAATGGAGATGCTTGCGGAGCGAGTGTTGTACTAGTTGAAACAACAATGTTATTTATGCATGCAATTCTCTTATAG
- a CDS encoding DoxX family protein has translation MEDKAQTNEVQTASMNRTKAPQKVEVVVANPSSGSEVNILGELSIFVLRIGFCALMIHHGLEKLQDPEGFAEFVVGKYFPFLPGDPVIWTFGAAITQLVCPVGLAVGIFARLSSLGLFSTMAFAVYFHLLDTGLEGFPLAVVEGHNYAFELSFIYGAISLYFLCAGPGKLSLFRKTNKITYYPKST, from the coding sequence ATGGAAGACAAAGCACAAACTAATGAGGTTCAAACTGCAAGTATGAATAGAACTAAAGCTCCCCAAAAAGTGGAAGTTGTAGTTGCTAATCCATCTTCAGGGTCAGAAGTAAACATTCTCGGAGAACTATCTATATTTGTTTTAAGAATTGGGTTTTGTGCTTTGATGATTCATCATGGCCTAGAGAAACTTCAGGATCCAGAGGGTTTTGCTGAATTTGTAGTTGGTAAGTACTTCCCATTTTTGCCGGGTGATCCTGTTATTTGGACTTTTGGAGCAGCAATCACCCAATTGGTATGCCCAGTAGGATTAGCTGTAGGAATTTTTGCAAGGCTCTCCTCTCTTGGTCTATTCTCCACAATGGCATTTGCGGTTTATTTTCATCTCCTAGATACTGGACTAGAAGGTTTTCCTTTAGCAGTAGTTGAAGGGCATAATTATGCCTTCGAGTTGTCTTTTATATATGGTGCTATTTCTCTCTACTTTTTATGCGCAGGCCCAGGCAAGCTTTCTTTATTTAGAAAGACTAACAAGATCACATATTATCCAAAATCAACATAG
- a CDS encoding sensor histidine kinase, translated as MNLSKKFEELIIKQLESFGCSMGVTHLVMYLASAKQGTKASFEEIGQWPQIDRILISIEDDPSLKVSSPNRRWYPLQENDILLGVLRVETDLKGGNWPVSLDHRLKALSLSLAKCVSIELDRQNKNEEINYLKNQVNIIIHQLRNPLAALRTYAKLLIKRLGTDDDSIQIVERMITEQKQINQYMDSFAQLNKSIKLPLEIGEERLLLPPNLDNKKEITVQSLLKPILERGKANANLDNRDWTEPSLWPNWTVSPLNVRYAVIAEIVANLLENAFKYAQKDAEIGLIFTSKGLCIFDNGKKITKSENEKIFQKGFRGSAAKKKDGTGVGLFLARKLAKQIGGELRLLENHSIDNIEELRNLKKKNIFYLELPIRELHA; from the coding sequence ATGAATCTCTCAAAAAAATTTGAAGAATTAATAATAAAACAACTTGAGAGTTTTGGTTGCTCAATGGGAGTGACACATTTAGTTATGTATCTTGCTTCAGCTAAGCAAGGAACCAAGGCATCTTTTGAAGAAATAGGTCAGTGGCCACAAATTGATAGGATTTTAATATCAATCGAAGATGATCCTTCATTGAAAGTTTCTTCTCCTAATAGAAGATGGTACCCGCTTCAAGAGAACGATATTCTACTAGGTGTCCTCAGAGTAGAAACTGATTTAAAAGGGGGTAATTGGCCAGTATCTCTTGATCATAGATTAAAAGCACTTTCACTATCTTTAGCTAAGTGCGTTTCTATCGAATTAGATCGTCAAAATAAAAATGAAGAAATAAATTATTTAAAAAATCAGGTTAATATCATAATCCATCAATTAAGGAATCCATTGGCTGCGCTTAGGACATATGCAAAATTACTTATAAAAAGACTTGGTACAGATGATGACTCTATTCAAATAGTGGAACGCATGATAACTGAGCAAAAGCAAATTAATCAATATATGGACTCTTTTGCCCAATTAAATAAATCTATTAAACTGCCTCTAGAAATTGGAGAAGAAAGATTATTATTACCCCCAAATCTAGATAATAAAAAAGAAATAACTGTTCAGAGTTTATTAAAGCCAATTCTAGAAAGGGGCAAAGCTAATGCGAACTTAGATAATAGAGATTGGACTGAACCTTCTCTGTGGCCTAATTGGACTGTATCGCCATTAAATGTTAGATATGCTGTGATTGCTGAAATTGTTGCTAATTTACTAGAAAATGCCTTTAAATACGCTCAAAAAGATGCTGAGATTGGTCTCATATTTACTAGTAAAGGTTTGTGCATATTTGATAATGGTAAAAAAATAACTAAGAGTGAAAATGAGAAAATTTTTCAAAAAGGCTTTAGAGGATCTGCTGCTAAAAAGAAAGACGGTACAGGTGTGGGTCTTTTTTTAGCGAGGAAATTAGCAAAACAAATAGGAGGCGAATTGAGATTGCTGGAAAATCACTCGATCGATAATATTGAGGAATTAAGAAATCTTAAAAAGAAAAATATTTTCTATTTAGAACTTCCTATAAGAGAATTGCATGCATAA
- a CDS encoding esterase gives MKYDIDHEFVRISSQTATHRIILIHGWGADSDDLLTLGKEMTDKTNFDFEVISLRAPGLHPSGHGRQWYGLYPHDWNRAKIEVNKLLVTLKKLNTKQIPLTKTILLGFSQGAAMAIDVGFKLNLGLIVSCSGYPHPSWLPGEQCPPLILSHGLFDNVVPIGASRLIYEKVKNKSSKLCELVEFDGFHQIDSNLIDLISLRMANIF, from the coding sequence ATGAAATATGATATCGATCATGAGTTTGTCCGGATTAGCTCTCAAACTGCAACTCATAGAATTATTTTGATACATGGTTGGGGAGCAGATTCAGATGATCTTTTAACTCTAGGAAAGGAGATGACAGATAAAACAAATTTTGACTTCGAGGTAATTTCCTTAAGAGCCCCAGGATTACACCCAAGTGGTCATGGAAGACAGTGGTATGGATTATATCCTCATGATTGGAATAGAGCTAAGATTGAAGTGAATAAACTTTTAGTTACATTAAAAAAGTTAAATACAAAGCAGATTCCACTCACAAAAACAATTTTGTTGGGTTTCTCTCAGGGAGCAGCTATGGCAATAGATGTAGGATTTAAATTAAATCTAGGATTAATTGTTTCTTGTAGTGGTTATCCACACCCAAGCTGGCTTCCAGGTGAACAATGTCCTCCATTGATTCTTAGCCATGGCTTATTCGATAATGTAGTTCCTATTGGAGCTTCTAGGCTTATTTATGAAAAAGTTAAAAATAAGTCCTCTAAATTATGTGAATTAGTAGAATTTGATGGTTTTCATCAAATTGATTCAAATTTAATCGATCTTATAAGTTTAAGAATGGCTAATATTTTTTAA